One genomic window of Halorhabdus sp. CBA1104 includes the following:
- a CDS encoding aldo/keto reductase, translating to MEYTTLGETGMEVSRICLGCMSFGTSDWREWVLEEPESREIIERAIDLGINFFDTANMYSLGESERVLGNVLTEYDREEQVVATKGFFEMDEDNPNSGGLSRKAIEQELQASLDRLGMETVDLYQTHRWDDDTPIEETLRALDDAVRRGQTRYVGTSSMWAYQFADALATSERLNLERFQTMQNHYNLLYREEEREMLPLCEREGIGVIPWSPLARGYLTRPHEEFDATTRGETDGHARKHPYFEGGGREINDRVAELADQKGVTMAQIALAWLLHQDAVDAPIVGTTSVEHLEDAVEALEIDLSESDQRYLKEPYEPVPVSGHE from the coding sequence ATGGAGTATACGACGCTTGGCGAGACTGGCATGGAGGTCAGTCGGATCTGCCTGGGCTGTATGAGCTTCGGGACGAGTGACTGGCGTGAGTGGGTACTCGAAGAACCCGAATCCCGGGAGATTATCGAACGCGCGATCGACCTCGGGATCAACTTCTTCGACACCGCAAACATGTATTCCCTCGGGGAGTCCGAACGCGTCCTCGGGAACGTCCTCACCGAGTACGACCGCGAGGAGCAAGTCGTCGCCACGAAGGGCTTTTTCGAGATGGACGAGGACAATCCCAACTCGGGCGGGCTCTCCCGGAAGGCGATCGAACAAGAACTCCAGGCCAGCCTCGACCGCCTCGGCATGGAGACGGTCGACCTCTATCAGACCCATCGCTGGGATGACGACACACCGATCGAAGAGACGCTCCGAGCACTGGACGATGCCGTTCGGCGTGGGCAGACACGATACGTCGGCACCTCGTCGATGTGGGCCTACCAGTTCGCCGACGCACTCGCGACCAGCGAGCGACTGAACCTGGAACGGTTCCAGACGATGCAAAACCACTACAACCTGCTGTATCGCGAGGAAGAACGCGAGATGCTGCCACTCTGTGAACGCGAGGGGATCGGCGTCATCCCGTGGAGTCCGCTGGCTCGTGGCTATCTGACTCGACCACACGAAGAATTCGACGCGACGACCCGTGGCGAGACTGACGGCCACGCTCGCAAACACCCCTACTTCGAGGGGGGTGGCCGGGAAATCAACGACCGCGTCGCGGAACTGGCCGACCAGAAGGGCGTAACGATGGCCCAGATTGCCCTGGCATGGCTCCTCCACCAGGACGCCGTCGACGCACCGATCGTCGGCACCACCAGCGTCGAGCACTTGGAAGATGCCGTCGAGGCCCTCGAAATCGATCTCAGCGAGTCCGACCAGCGGTACCTTAAAGAGCCGTACGAACCCGTACCAGTGTCCGGTCACGAGTGA
- a CDS encoding NAD(P)/FAD-dependent oxidoreductase has translation MADVIVVGGGPAGLSAALFTAKNGLETTVFDTDETWMHKAHLFNYLGIESMDGSEFMDVSREQVEAFGVNRSQDEPVTAVTETDEGFTVETEDSEYTAEYVVLATGADRSLAEELGCATTDEGVVDVSVQMETSVADAYATGAMVRAEEWQAIISAGDGAAAALHILSKENGEHFHDFDVPADAE, from the coding sequence ATGGCAGATGTCATCGTCGTCGGCGGCGGTCCCGCCGGCCTGAGTGCGGCACTGTTCACTGCAAAAAACGGCCTGGAGACGACGGTTTTTGACACCGACGAGACCTGGATGCACAAAGCTCACCTGTTCAACTACCTCGGCATCGAGTCGATGGACGGCAGCGAGTTCATGGACGTCTCTCGGGAGCAAGTCGAGGCGTTCGGCGTCAACCGCTCCCAAGACGAACCAGTCACGGCCGTCACAGAGACAGACGAGGGATTCACTGTCGAAACCGAGGACAGCGAGTACACAGCCGAGTACGTCGTTCTGGCGACCGGTGCTGACCGCTCGCTGGCCGAGGAGTTGGGCTGTGCGACCACCGACGAGGGTGTCGTCGACGTCTCCGTCCAGATGGAGACCAGCGTCGCGGATGCCTACGCGACGGGCGCGATGGTCCGGGCCGAAGAGTGGCAGGCCATCATTTCGGCGGGCGACGGCGCGGCAGCCGCGCTACACATCCTGAGCAAGGAGAACGGCGAACACTTCCACGACTTCGACGTGCCTGCAGACGCCGAGTAG
- a CDS encoding BadF/BadG/BcrA/BcrD ATPase family protein, whose protein sequence is MIIVSVDAGGSTTDCIAVDSTLDLLGVAQGGPGNYLAVGAETARDNVAATIERALSPTDPIEEPVVGGFGFAGMQLAEQEAVVREFLADIDVLESFEIVSDVALSHYALTAGDPGIAVVAGTGATAYGRDESGADVRTSGWGWLLGDEGSGFSLARRGLQTAARGFDGRGPETELTDRATQHFDVDSFLEIIKPVYEHAEPPGNIASFAEEVTAAAQAGDAVALDLLREAGEELALAAKAVDDELDLADPVSVGGVGGLLESTLVREQFVSAVTEQFQAPDVLEPIQHPVVGGVALAADNHAFSIDVDQLQALDARIERAGIDATEPQLQPSRD, encoded by the coding sequence ATGATCATTGTAAGCGTCGACGCCGGTGGCTCGACTACCGATTGCATCGCCGTCGATTCGACACTGGACTTACTCGGTGTTGCGCAGGGTGGCCCCGGCAACTATCTCGCTGTGGGGGCAGAGACCGCCAGGGATAACGTCGCGGCAACGATCGAACGTGCACTTTCGCCGACCGACCCGATTGAGGAACCCGTCGTCGGTGGGTTCGGGTTCGCAGGGATGCAACTCGCTGAGCAAGAGGCTGTCGTCCGCGAGTTCCTCGCCGACATCGACGTCCTCGAATCGTTCGAGATTGTCTCTGACGTCGCGCTGTCTCATTACGCGCTGACGGCCGGTGATCCGGGTATTGCCGTCGTCGCAGGCACTGGCGCGACGGCGTACGGTCGTGACGAGAGTGGGGCCGACGTCCGAACGAGCGGGTGGGGCTGGCTTCTGGGAGACGAAGGAAGCGGCTTCTCTCTCGCCCGGCGCGGGCTGCAAACGGCTGCTCGTGGCTTCGACGGCCGTGGTCCCGAAACGGAACTCACCGATCGTGCAACCCAGCACTTTGATGTCGACTCGTTTCTCGAAATCATCAAACCCGTCTACGAACACGCCGAGCCGCCGGGTAACATCGCGTCGTTCGCCGAGGAAGTCACCGCAGCGGCACAGGCGGGCGATGCGGTTGCACTCGACCTGCTACGCGAAGCCGGCGAGGAACTCGCCCTTGCCGCCAAAGCGGTCGACGACGAACTCGACTTGGCCGACCCGGTGTCGGTCGGCGGCGTCGGTGGCCTCTTAGAGTCGACGCTCGTTCGCGAGCAGTTCGTCTCGGCCGTCACCGAACAGTTCCAGGCGCCCGACGTGCTGGAGCCGATCCAACACCCGGTCGTCGGCGGCGTGGCTCTTGCCGCCGACAATCACGCGTTCTCGATCGACGTCGACCAACTGCAAGCACTCGACGCTCGGATCGAGCGCGCAGGCATCGACGCGACCGAGCCACAACTGCAGCCGTCACGAGACTGA
- a CDS encoding SIS domain-containing protein, which translates to MVGEHAHREIRDGCDVIETVVSNTDPIERVAEPLLSADRVTFLGCGSSYWSGVVGRALLRNAGVDAHVEYAPEFLYESPPIGETDVAVGLSQSGETTETIRALETAADNGATTVAITNTDGSTLAEMAHHTIVTPAGDERAVMATKSVDAVVTTLYLLADRIGGSGWQTALAGATDRVEAVIESDVSEVVSVLTDAECAYTLGTGGAYGLAGEAATKLGEAMLLHTTALPTLEINHGPIANVAGDVVIWYALDNAGAPVSDHVLDGLRDAGARTVVVHPHGTSYDATATIELPASVETLLPALKLTQRVAYAGAMELGYDPDSPPQLSKHVEIEGI; encoded by the coding sequence ATGGTTGGAGAGCACGCGCATCGAGAGATTAGAGACGGTTGTGACGTGATCGAAACGGTTGTATCGAACACAGACCCGATCGAACGGGTCGCGGAACCACTTCTCAGTGCCGACCGGGTGACGTTTCTCGGGTGTGGGTCCTCGTACTGGTCCGGCGTCGTTGGCCGCGCACTGCTCCGGAACGCAGGTGTCGACGCGCACGTGGAGTACGCTCCGGAATTCCTCTATGAGTCACCGCCGATCGGCGAGACTGACGTCGCCGTGGGACTGTCCCAATCCGGTGAGACGACCGAGACGATCCGAGCGCTCGAGACTGCCGCTGACAACGGTGCCACGACGGTCGCGATCACGAACACTGACGGGTCGACTCTGGCCGAGATGGCCCATCACACGATTGTGACTCCGGCCGGCGATGAACGGGCCGTCATGGCGACGAAATCCGTCGACGCGGTCGTCACGACGTTGTACCTGTTGGCCGACCGCATCGGTGGGTCCGGGTGGCAGACGGCACTGGCTGGCGCTACCGATCGGGTCGAGGCCGTCATCGAGTCGGACGTCTCCGAGGTCGTCTCCGTCTTGACGGACGCCGAGTGCGCCTACACCCTCGGAACTGGAGGCGCCTACGGCTTGGCTGGTGAAGCAGCGACCAAGCTTGGCGAAGCGATGCTGTTGCATACGACGGCACTGCCGACGCTGGAAATCAATCACGGGCCGATCGCGAACGTCGCTGGCGACGTGGTGATCTGGTACGCCCTCGACAACGCCGGGGCACCCGTCTCGGATCACGTTCTCGACGGGTTGCGCGACGCCGGTGCACGAACCGTCGTCGTTCATCCCCACGGGACGAGCTACGACGCGACGGCGACGATCGAATTGCCCGCATCGGTCGAGACGCTGCTCCCCGCGCTGAAACTTACCCAACGGGTCGCCTACGCGGGTGCGATGGAACTGGGATACGATCCGGACAGCCCGCCACAGCTGTCGAAACACGTCGAAATAGAGGGGATCTGA
- a CDS encoding PH domain-containing protein, which produces MTDTDPTTGSANEAEGPESGRSGAKHQERSRPDATEKSDTAATVDRAPLQTDTRTVEARVRWKWLLSAVLAAAVVGIVIGALSVFGFEWGPLPGVGAFVLVAVLGGLYVVVLYRSWEYQVREDALYLERGVVTHVTSVIPFVRIQHIDTSRGPVERALSLSSLVVYTAGSRGADVTIPGLTPAEAEELQDRLKVLAKDTADEDAV; this is translated from the coding sequence ATGACAGACACCGACCCGACGACTGGATCAGCCAACGAGGCCGAGGGTCCCGAGTCTGGGCGGAGCGGGGCCAAACACCAAGAGCGCTCACGGCCGGACGCCACCGAGAAGAGCGACACCGCCGCGACGGTCGATCGGGCACCGCTCCAGACCGATACCCGGACGGTCGAAGCACGGGTGCGCTGGAAGTGGCTGTTGAGTGCTGTCTTGGCCGCCGCCGTCGTCGGCATCGTGATCGGGGCGCTCAGTGTCTTTGGCTTCGAGTGGGGGCCGCTGCCCGGTGTCGGTGCCTTCGTCCTCGTTGCCGTCCTCGGTGGCCTCTACGTCGTCGTCTTGTATCGCTCCTGGGAGTATCAAGTGCGGGAGGACGCGCTGTATCTCGAACGCGGCGTGGTCACGCACGTCACGAGCGTGATCCCGTTCGTGCGGATCCAACACATCGATACGAGCCGCGGGCCGGTCGAACGTGCCCTCTCGCTGTCCTCGCTGGTGGTCTATACAGCCGGGTCACGCGGAGCCGACGTGACGATTCCGGGACTGACACCGGCCGAGGCCGAGGAGCTACAAGATCGGCTGAAAGTGCTCGCAAAGGACACCGCAGACGAGGACGCCGTCTGA
- a CDS encoding glycoside hydrolase family 2 protein — MKTHSLNGSWQCRQRPHGDWFEGTVPGGVYTDLVAAGEIPDPYDEDNELDLQWVGKTDWEYRREFEIDETLVEQDRVTLRCEGVDTVATICINETDIGETSNMHRIYEFDVTDALEIGTNEISVVFDSPVEYAIEQRDAYSHEVPVTQYPVEQPARNFIRKAQCHYGWDWGPCLPTVGIYRDIELIGHAEPRITYVKPQQDHDGNGVELTAVVGVDSPTNGEYAVTVSIAGSETTERREIAAGESELAVSVTVDDPERWWPRGYGDQPLYDCTVAIDGADSATTRVGFRDISVVREVDGENAESFSFEVNGVAVFAKGANWIPIDAMYGGVSTDRYDQLLESAAEANMNTIRIWGGGYYENDYFYERCDELGLLVWQDFMFACSLYPADDTFVENVTGEVRDQVRRLASHPSIALWCGNNENEWGLEHGWYGDRTDSEVLFDEYDRLFESALADVVAEEDPTRRYWPSSPSSGIEATDPQNPAKGDIHYWDVWHGGKPFADYLTVEPRFVSEFGYQSFPSIELLETVVPEESLNPTDPLMEHHQRHPDGNGLILARMADHFRIPFDFADFVYLSQLQQGFAIKTAVEHWRRLKPYSMGAIFWQLNDLWPVASWSSIEYGGGWKALQYMAKRFFEDVLVSFHDDPDEESLELWVTSDVTDSIEGTVELDAIAFDGGVLASRSIDVTLDELESKRVATVSPAFADVPTESYLLRATLSADDYTGRNTAFFEPFKHLDLPGADVDVTVEGDTVTLESDDAALFVALSAPALAGHFSDNYVHLTPGETRTVSFTGEADGDELASTLGVTHLEDTY; from the coding sequence ATGAAGACGCACAGCCTAAACGGTTCCTGGCAGTGCCGTCAACGGCCTCACGGCGACTGGTTCGAGGGCACAGTACCAGGTGGCGTCTACACGGATTTGGTTGCCGCGGGTGAGATTCCGGACCCCTACGACGAAGACAACGAACTCGACCTCCAGTGGGTCGGCAAGACCGACTGGGAGTACCGACGCGAGTTCGAGATCGACGAAACACTGGTAGAGCAGGACCGAGTGACGCTTCGCTGTGAGGGCGTCGACACAGTAGCGACAATCTGCATCAACGAGACGGACATCGGCGAGACGTCGAACATGCACCGGATTTACGAGTTCGACGTCACTGACGCCCTCGAGATCGGGACGAACGAGATCAGTGTGGTGTTCGATTCACCCGTCGAGTACGCCATCGAACAGCGCGACGCCTACTCACACGAGGTGCCAGTGACGCAGTATCCCGTCGAACAGCCGGCACGGAACTTCATCCGGAAAGCCCAGTGTCACTACGGCTGGGACTGGGGCCCGTGCCTCCCGACGGTCGGTATCTATCGCGACATCGAACTGATCGGTCACGCAGAGCCGCGAATTACCTACGTCAAACCACAGCAGGACCACGACGGCAACGGCGTCGAACTCACGGCCGTCGTCGGCGTCGACTCACCGACCAACGGTGAGTACGCTGTAACGGTCTCGATCGCCGGGAGTGAGACGACCGAGCGGCGAGAGATCGCGGCCGGCGAGTCTGAACTCGCCGTCAGCGTGACCGTCGACGATCCGGAGCGGTGGTGGCCGCGAGGATACGGCGACCAGCCGCTGTACGACTGTACCGTCGCGATCGACGGGGCAGACAGCGCAACGACACGGGTCGGCTTCCGCGATATTTCGGTCGTCCGCGAGGTCGATGGCGAGAACGCTGAGAGCTTCTCCTTCGAGGTCAATGGCGTGGCCGTCTTCGCCAAGGGCGCAAACTGGATCCCGATAGACGCGATGTACGGCGGCGTCAGCACGGATCGCTACGACCAGTTGCTCGAAAGCGCCGCCGAGGCCAACATGAACACGATCCGGATCTGGGGCGGCGGGTACTACGAGAACGACTACTTTTACGAGCGGTGTGACGAACTGGGCTTGCTCGTCTGGCAGGACTTCATGTTCGCCTGCTCGTTGTACCCGGCCGACGACACCTTCGTCGAGAACGTGACCGGGGAGGTTCGCGATCAGGTCCGTCGGCTGGCCAGCCACCCCTCGATCGCGCTGTGGTGTGGCAACAACGAGAACGAATGGGGGCTCGAACACGGCTGGTACGGCGACAGGACAGACAGTGAGGTCCTTTTCGATGAGTACGACCGCCTCTTCGAGTCGGCACTCGCGGATGTTGTCGCCGAGGAAGATCCCACCCGACGCTACTGGCCGTCCTCGCCGTCCAGCGGTATCGAGGCAACCGATCCTCAGAATCCCGCGAAAGGCGACATCCACTACTGGGACGTCTGGCACGGTGGGAAGCCGTTCGCCGACTACCTGACGGTCGAACCGCGATTCGTCTCGGAGTTCGGCTACCAGTCGTTCCCCTCGATCGAGTTGCTGGAGACGGTGGTTCCCGAGGAATCGCTCAACCCGACCGACCCGCTGATGGAGCACCACCAGCGCCACCCGGATGGCAACGGCCTCATCCTCGCCCGGATGGCTGATCACTTCCGGATCCCGTTCGACTTCGCGGACTTCGTGTATCTGAGTCAGCTCCAACAGGGGTTTGCGATCAAGACCGCCGTCGAGCACTGGCGGCGCCTGAAGCCGTACTCGATGGGCGCGATCTTCTGGCAACTCAACGACCTCTGGCCGGTCGCGTCGTGGTCATCGATCGAATACGGCGGTGGCTGGAAGGCACTTCAGTACATGGCCAAGCGGTTCTTCGAGGACGTACTGGTGTCGTTCCACGACGACCCGGACGAGGAGAGTCTCGAACTGTGGGTGACTAGCGACGTGACCGACTCGATCGAGGGGACGGTCGAACTCGACGCGATCGCGTTCGACGGCGGCGTACTGGCGAGTCGGAGTATCGACGTCACTCTCGACGAACTCGAAAGCAAGCGGGTCGCGACCGTGAGCCCGGCGTTCGCAGATGTCCCCACGGAATCGTACCTGCTCCGAGCGACGCTATCGGCCGACGACTACACCGGCCGGAATACCGCATTCTTCGAGCCGTTCAAGCACTTGGACCTACCTGGGGCGGACGTCGACGTCACCGTCGAGGGCGACACCGTTACCCTCGAGAGCGACGACGCGGCGCTGTTCGTGGCGCTATCGGCCCCCGCACTGGCCGGGCACTTCTCGGACAATTACGTCCATCTCACGCCGGGCGAAACCCGGACGGTTTCGTTCACTGGAGAGGCAGACGGCGACGAACTCGCGTCGACACTCGGGGTGACTCACCTCGAAGACACGTACTGA
- a CDS encoding ABC transporter ATP-binding protein — protein sequence MAELEIDSLTKVFSDDSGDITAVDDLSITLRDEEFLVLVGPSGCGKSTTLRMVSGLEIPTSGDVRIEGQSVVDQEPRDRDIAMVFQNYALYPHMTARENMSFGLKMSTDLDEDEIDERVNDAAQMMGITDLLEDEPAELSGGQQQRVALGRAIVRDPAAFLMDEPLSNLDAKLRSQMRTELKSLQEDLGVTTIYVTHNQIEAMTMGDRIAILNDGELQQIGTPLECYHRPNNQFVAGFIGEPSMNFLEVAVEDGTLVHDAFEYELSAETARKVTSKDRLILGVRPEDITVKRGEDNGVPATVDVVEPLGDLSHVTVELAGDQYTATIDGSRQFGRGDDLSLQFPEDRLNLFDAKTGEALRNSKATIEEEDAAIPA from the coding sequence ATGGCCGAGTTAGAGATAGATTCACTCACGAAAGTGTTCTCAGACGACAGTGGCGACATCACCGCGGTGGACGACCTGTCCATCACATTGCGCGATGAAGAATTTCTGGTCCTCGTCGGCCCCTCGGGGTGTGGCAAGTCGACCACGCTCCGGATGGTCTCCGGACTGGAGATTCCGACCAGCGGTGACGTCCGTATCGAGGGCCAGTCAGTCGTCGATCAGGAGCCACGTGATCGTGATATCGCGATGGTCTTCCAGAATTACGCGCTGTACCCCCACATGACGGCCCGAGAGAACATGTCCTTCGGGCTGAAGATGAGTACGGACCTCGACGAAGACGAGATCGACGAGCGCGTCAACGACGCCGCCCAGATGATGGGGATTACCGACTTGCTCGAAGACGAACCTGCAGAGTTGTCCGGCGGGCAACAACAGCGGGTGGCACTCGGACGGGCGATCGTCCGGGATCCAGCGGCGTTCCTGATGGACGAGCCGCTCTCGAATCTCGACGCAAAGCTTCGCTCCCAGATGCGAACCGAGTTGAAGTCCCTCCAAGAGGACCTCGGAGTCACGACGATCTACGTGACGCACAACCAGATCGAGGCAATGACGATGGGCGATCGGATCGCCATCCTCAACGACGGGGAACTCCAGCAGATCGGGACGCCACTCGAGTGTTATCACCGTCCCAACAACCAGTTCGTCGCAGGGTTCATCGGCGAGCCCTCGATGAACTTTCTCGAAGTGGCCGTCGAAGACGGGACCCTGGTCCACGATGCCTTCGAGTACGAGCTCAGCGCCGAGACGGCGAGAAAAGTCACGTCCAAGGACCGTCTCATCCTCGGCGTTCGGCCCGAAGACATCACGGTCAAACGTGGCGAGGATAACGGCGTCCCGGCCACCGTCGACGTGGTCGAACCACTCGGGGACCTCTCTCACGTCACAGTCGAACTGGCCGGTGACCAGTACACGGCGACGATCGACGGCAGCCGACAGTTCGGCCGTGGTGACGACCTGTCCTTGCAGTTCCCGGAAGATCGGTTGAACCTCTTTGACGCCAAGACCGGCGAGGCACTGCGCAACAGCAAGGCAACCATCGAAGAAGAAGACGCCGCGATACCCGCCTGA
- the nagZ gene encoding beta-N-acetylhexosaminidase, with amino-acid sequence MSAQNVGELSLREKVGQLFMVGFDGTEPTDDVCTLIEEYNLGGVIYFSRNIESPSQVASLSRTLQELAQSTGAGSPLLIATDQEGGVVSRLDWGSQLPSHMLFGACGDPHVTRKAGQAVGRELRSLGITMNLAPVLDVNNNPDNPVIGVRSFGESPELVADLGVEMATGMQSADVLACGKHFPGHGDTATDSHVGLPVVDHDIDRLDRVEFFPFKRAIAAGIDAIMTTHVSFPSITDDEDRPATISPAVQTGILRERLDFDGLVVTDCLEMHAIADGVGTTDGAVEAIEAGCDIAMVSHTPDRQRNAIEAVVEAVESGRLSEASIDESVRRIQRLKQERNVAEPPAQSWEESATTSTSIARSVAECGLTLVRDERGVIPFDVDRPLHAIGFTGDRGSNAEDDRYEPAVVFDALEERGVDVRRETVSDPASFDYPTDGTAQILVVTYDARSNPGQATALRRLCSQSDDIAVLAVRTPYDLTVCPDDVPFLTSYGYSPGAVDAAASVLVGDSTPKGTLPVTMPDD; translated from the coding sequence ATGTCCGCCCAAAACGTCGGAGAACTGTCTCTTAGGGAGAAAGTCGGCCAACTGTTCATGGTCGGTTTCGACGGCACCGAACCAACCGATGACGTCTGCACACTCATCGAGGAGTACAACCTCGGCGGCGTCATCTACTTTTCGCGAAACATCGAGTCGCCGTCACAAGTCGCGTCACTCTCCCGGACACTGCAGGAGCTGGCCCAATCGACCGGCGCGGGCTCACCCCTCCTGATCGCGACCGACCAAGAGGGCGGAGTCGTCTCCCGGCTCGACTGGGGCTCGCAGCTGCCGAGTCACATGCTGTTCGGTGCGTGTGGTGATCCACACGTCACACGCAAGGCGGGCCAGGCAGTCGGTCGCGAACTCCGTTCGCTCGGTATCACGATGAATCTCGCCCCTGTCCTCGACGTCAACAACAACCCCGACAACCCGGTCATCGGCGTCAGGTCGTTCGGGGAGTCCCCAGAACTGGTCGCGGACCTCGGCGTCGAGATGGCGACCGGGATGCAGTCGGCCGACGTCTTGGCGTGTGGCAAACACTTCCCGGGTCACGGTGATACGGCGACCGATTCCCACGTCGGCCTCCCCGTCGTCGATCACGACATCGATCGCCTCGACCGCGTGGAGTTCTTCCCGTTCAAACGAGCGATCGCGGCCGGAATCGACGCCATCATGACGACCCACGTGTCGTTCCCGTCGATCACCGACGACGAGGACCGCCCCGCGACGATCTCACCGGCCGTCCAGACTGGAATCCTCCGGGAGCGACTCGATTTCGATGGACTGGTCGTCACAGACTGCCTCGAGATGCACGCGATCGCCGACGGTGTCGGAACGACCGATGGGGCGGTCGAAGCCATCGAAGCCGGCTGTGATATCGCCATGGTCTCGCATACGCCAGACCGACAGCGAAACGCCATCGAGGCTGTCGTCGAGGCCGTCGAATCCGGTCGTCTGTCCGAAGCCAGCATCGACGAATCGGTGCGGCGAATCCAGCGGCTCAAACAGGAACGGAACGTCGCAGAGCCGCCGGCACAATCGTGGGAGGAGTCTGCGACAACATCCACGTCGATCGCCCGCTCGGTCGCCGAGTGTGGCCTCACCCTCGTTCGGGACGAGCGCGGCGTGATCCCGTTCGATGTCGACCGCCCCCTACACGCGATCGGCTTCACCGGCGACCGCGGCTCGAACGCGGAAGACGATCGATACGAGCCAGCTGTCGTCTTCGACGCCCTCGAGGAGCGTGGCGTCGACGTTCGCCGAGAAACGGTGTCCGATCCAGCATCGTTCGACTACCCCACTGACGGGACGGCACAGATCCTGGTTGTGACCTACGACGCGCGGTCGAACCCCGGACAGGCGACGGCACTTCGTCGGCTCTGTTCCCAGTCCGACGACATCGCCGTACTGGCAGTGCGAACCCCGTACGATCTCACTGTGTGTCCGGACGACGTGCCGTTCCTGACATCCTACGGCTACTCACCGGGAGCCGTCGACGCTGCCGCCAGTGTCCTCGTCGGGGACAGCACTCCGAAGGGGACGCTCCCGGTCACGATGCCCGACGACTAA
- a CDS encoding PH domain-containing protein, with the protein MRLDPLSIPYRIAENSVRIGGAIVLAGVAGSGGSGGSFLQGAVIFVGLAAIGVALVAGWEVAYHRRFRYELTGDTFDIHSGVLSKRDREIPYHRIQNVDLRQNVIQRLLGIAEVRLETAGGGQTEAQLQYVNREEASRLQEEVPRRRGSDDSEDVDGQQQPAAASGRTLFAITPRELGILGIVSMDLRLVPLLLGALSIFGPTMIAEIVPDTEQLFLVGPIVGVGAIVATAVLSGIISVLRYYDFQLYRRGEEYRYERGLLQRFSGSIPVEKVQTLSIRENVLARWLGYASLTIETAGYSPEQGSGARSQAAIPIAERDRVLELARSIEPIEEFTFERPPKRARQRYAARYLLVVGVLVAGAYAITLHPDVAGPWYLTALLAVGVPIAAHLKWRHRGYYLGEEYVITRNGFWSQRITIVPAYRVQTVVSSRSIFQRRRRLASVVIDTAGSSSLRGDDAVAADIDDAVATELREAVGDRLQTALTTRRSETSEQSEPASA; encoded by the coding sequence ATGCGACTCGATCCCCTCTCGATCCCCTACCGAATCGCCGAGAACAGTGTTCGAATTGGCGGCGCGATCGTCCTCGCCGGCGTGGCGGGGTCCGGTGGGTCCGGTGGGAGCTTCCTGCAAGGTGCGGTGATCTTTGTCGGCCTCGCTGCCATCGGCGTCGCGCTGGTCGCGGGCTGGGAGGTTGCCTACCACCGACGCTTTCGCTACGAACTCACGGGCGATACCTTCGACATTCACTCGGGCGTGCTCTCGAAACGCGACCGGGAGATCCCCTATCACCGCATCCAGAACGTCGACCTCCGTCAAAACGTGATCCAGCGCCTGCTCGGGATCGCCGAAGTCCGCCTGGAAACAGCCGGTGGCGGCCAGACGGAGGCCCAGTTGCAGTACGTCAACCGGGAAGAAGCGAGCCGACTCCAGGAGGAAGTCCCACGCCGTCGAGGCAGCGACGACAGCGAGGATGTCGACGGCCAACAGCAGCCAGCGGCCGCTTCCGGGCGAACACTGTTCGCGATCACGCCCCGAGAACTGGGGATCCTGGGCATCGTCTCGATGGACCTGCGGCTCGTCCCGCTGTTGCTCGGGGCACTCTCGATTTTCGGGCCGACGATGATCGCCGAGATCGTTCCCGACACCGAGCAGTTGTTCCTCGTCGGCCCGATCGTCGGGGTCGGGGCGATCGTCGCCACGGCAGTATTGAGCGGCATCATCTCGGTGTTGCGCTATTACGACTTCCAGTTATATCGGCGCGGAGAGGAATACCGCTACGAGCGGGGTCTCCTCCAGCGATTCAGTGGGTCGATCCCCGTCGAGAAGGTCCAAACGTTGTCGATCCGTGAGAACGTCCTCGCACGGTGGCTGGGGTACGCCAGCCTGACGATCGAGACGGCTGGGTATTCGCCCGAACAGGGCAGCGGTGCACGGTCACAGGCGGCGATCCCGATTGCCGAACGCGACCGGGTGCTAGAACTGGCTCGCTCGATCGAGCCGATCGAGGAGTTCACGTTCGAACGGCCGCCCAAACGGGCGCGACAGCGATATGCGGCCCGGTACCTGCTCGTCGTCGGTGTGCTGGTCGCGGGGGCCTACGCGATAACGCTCCATCCCGACGTAGCCGGTCCGTGGTACCTGACCGCCCTGCTCGCCGTCGGAGTCCCCATCGCCGCCCATCTCAAGTGGCGCCATCGTGGGTACTACCTCGGCGAGGAGTACGTCATCACGCGCAATGGTTTCTGGAGCCAGCGGATCACGATCGTTCCCGCCTATCGCGTCCAGACGGTCGTCAGTTCCCGGTCGATCTTCCAGCGGCGTCGTCGACTGGCGTCGGTGGTTATCGACACGGCAGGGTCGAGTAGTCTGCGCGGTGACGATGCCGTCGCCGCAGACATCGACGATGCCGTCGCGACAGAACTTCGAGAGGCTGTCGGCGATCGACTGCAAACAGCACTGACCACGCGTCGATCCGAAACCAGCGAGCAGTCCGAGCCAGCGTCTGCTTGA